A genomic window from Yarrowia lipolytica chromosome 1D, complete sequence includes:
- a CDS encoding uncharacterized protein (Compare to YALI0D06061g, similar to uniprot|P53878 Saccharomyces cerevisiae YNL181w similarity to hypothetical S. pombe protein): MPLNIIQTLATEGKDAVPYFDQIAVAVPVLGVVSLLKTYFGGSTNTWQRDMHGRVVIMTGGTSGVGAEIARELAQKGAQLILLVREHTTYAAEFVDDLRAASGNELVYMETCDLNDLHSVRKFATKWLDNQPPRRLDTVICCAATATPPSVERKYSRDGIEEMLQVNYLAHYHLLTLLEPALKVQPPDRDVRIVLTSCVAHVMADLDFSDLQFTRRKYPTYSPWRAFGASKLLLNMFGYEYQRRLAAYERPDKAPCNVRVVMADPGMMRSPSFKRFITCGSVLLLLLYLVFWPFWWLVLKTSKQGMQSILYGVFCGELPAPIEEAVYIQECDVRSHMARAEMNDKELQKEVFDKTKLMVEVIEKKSAIDRKKLEEKLKKEGKASNGSKTEYTPNSTASDEKITPIEEEDEESTTGSTTTTATGSATSRNDKKKRNRKRKT, from the coding sequence ATGCCGCTCAACATCATCCAGACGCTGGCGACAGAGGGCAAGGACGCCGTGCCGTACTTTGACCAGATCGCCGTGGCGGTGCCAGTGCTCGGCGTAGTGTCTCTTCTGAAGACATACTTTGGAGGGTCCACCAACACATGGCAACGAGACATGCACGGCCGAGTGGTGATTATGACAGGTGGCACGTCGGGGGTTGGAGCGGAGATTGCCCGCGAACTTGCACAGAAGGGTGCTCAGCTTATTCTGTTAGTCAGGGAACACACAACGTACGCTGCAGAGTTTGTGGACGATCTGAGAGCAGCCTCCGGCAATGAGCTGGTGTACATGGAGACATGTGATCTCAACGACCTGCATTCCGTGCGGAAGTTTGCCACCAAGTGGCTCGACAACCAGCCGCCCCGAAGGCTCGACACCGTCATCTGCTGTGCTGCCACCGCCACCCCTCCTTCCGTGGAGCGAAAGTACTCGCGTGACGGCATCGAGGAGATGCTGCAGGTCAACTACCTGGCCCACTACCACCTGCTGACGCTACTGGAGCCCGCGCTTAAGGTGCAGCCCCCGGATCGAGACGTGCGTATCGTTCTCACCTCGTGCGTGGCCCACGTCATGGCAGATCTCGACTTTTCCGACCTGCAGTTCACCCGCCGAAAGTACCCGACATACTCGCCGTGGCGGGCGTTTGGCgcctccaagctgctgctcaacatGTTCGGATACGAGTACCAACGTCGTCTGGCGGCCTATGAACGACCCGACAAGGCTCCCTGCAACGTGCGAGTTGTCATGGCCGACCCGGGAATGATGCGATCGCCCAGTTTTAAGCGGTTCATCACATGTGGCTccgtgctgctgctgctgctgtacTTGGTCTTCTGGCCCTTCTGGTGGCTAGTGCTCAAGACCTCCAAACAGGGCATGCAGTCCATTCTCTACGGAGTCTTCTGCGGTGAACTTCCCGCTCCCATCGAAGAGGCCGTCTACATCCAGGAGTGCGATGTTCGATCCCACATGGCCCGAGCGGAGATGAatgacaaggagctgcagaaggagGTGTTTGACAAGACTAAACTCATGGTGGAGGTGATTGAAAAGAAGTCTGCCATCGACcgaaagaagctggaggagaagctcaagaaggagggcaagGCTAGCAACGGTTCCAAAACTGAGTACACGCCGAACTCGACTGCCAGCGATGAGAAAATTACTCCcatcgaggaggaggatgaggagagCACAACTGggtccacaaccacaactgCGACTGGGTCTGCGACTTCCAGgaacgacaagaagaagcggaACCGGAAGCGGAAGACCTAA
- a CDS encoding uncharacterized protein (Compare to YALI0D06083g, no similarity), which produces MDKINSIAHKANVRASPQALLATLTLGLIQTHLNTDVAEKSWFSDAPALFSFSVDGLEVTLSKLGNDKVALNFSKGQRVTTAIAIIPDLIRNTSFDQWTEDYTAQFNPAIDEFIQNVNRILVAIDAPDNRTKEQIRRGTQPANTQQQQDQTQSQSRLFEGSGRPADEPQSTVSHDQAGPDRLAMPGTQNHPGPNPYNVPRGSSSSGIHPGYAPPGFEDDYEMGGSLRNPGASGPVPHLGGYGQSDLNPPGLSGDPSMRPSLGVPPGMSGGMFPSAGDFGFPGTDDHGPDDLTRPPGSRYDAPGPSGSGFGQPGGGFGGFGSGSGGFGGPGGFM; this is translated from the coding sequence ATGGACAAAATCAACTCAATCGCCCACAAGGCCAACGTGCGCGCCAGTCCACAGGCTCTGCTGGCAACGCTGACGCTGGGCCTGATCCAGACCCACCTCAACACCGACGTTGCTGAAAAGAGCTGGTTTTCCGACGCCCCCGCgctcttctccttttccGTCGACGGCCTGGAAGTGACGCTGTCCAAGCTCGGAAACGACAAGGTGGCGCtcaacttctccaaggGCCAGCGGGTAACCACCGCCATCGCCATCATCCCGGACCTGATTAGAAACACCAGCTTTGACCAGTGGACCGAAGACTACACCGCGCAGTTCAACCCCGCCATCGACGAGTTCATCCAGAACGTGAACCGCATTCTGGTGGCAATCGACGCCCCCGACAACCGCACCAAGGAGCAGATTCGACGCGGAACACAGCCAGCAAAcacacagcaacagcaggaCCAGACACAAAGCCAAAGCCGGCTGTTTGAAGGCTCGGGACGACCCGCAGACGAGCCACAAAGCACAgtgtcacatgaccaggCCGGCCCCGACCGCCTCGCCATGCCCGGaacacaaaaccacccCGGCCCCAACCCGTACAACGTCCCCCGCGGCTCCTCATCTTCAGGCATTCATCCCGGCTACGCCCCCCCCGGATTCGAAGACGACTACGAGATGGGTGGCAGTTTGCGCAACCCCGGGGCCAGCGGTCCTGTGCCACACCTTGGGGGTTACGGCCAGTCCGATCTCAACCCTCCCGGATTGTCTGGAGACCCCTCCATGCGTCCTTCTTTGGGGGTGCCTCCCGGCATGTCTGGCGGCATGTTCCCTTCCGCTGGCGACTTTGGGTTCCCTGGAACGGATGACCATGGCCCCGACGACCTGACCCGACCTCCTGGATCTCGCTACGATGCCCCTGGCCCCTCTGGATCGGGTTTCGGACAGCCCGGAGGTGGATTCGGAGGCTTTGGAAGCGGATCGGGAGGTTTCGGAGGCCCAGGAGGGTTTATGTAG
- a CDS encoding uncharacterized protein (Compare to YALI0D06149g, similar to uniprot|P47032 Saccharomyces cerevisiae YJL079c PRY1 protein precursor (Pathogen related in Sc 1)) produces the protein MKLSIVLVALAAVSSAQPIVGVYDKRDSAETVQYIHFADDAHVETRDLTKRSVFSDWWDSLWKPASNSDSNSSSSSSSSSSSSSSSSSSSTDDTLNSIFSSFSSWLNSLFDDAGGSGSGSSGSGSSGSGSSGSGSSSAPSASPSVAPPVSPSPAPKKPAPTPGPPTPSQGASSLDLNSWDQIMLVSQNGYRAEHGVGAFTWNSTLAKYASDYLKKAQCNFEHSHGPYGENLAIGYPTPQAAVDAWYNEYKDYNYAQGDFSEATGHFTQLVWKGSTQVGCAQSSCGGRGSYVVCEYYPRGNVIGWFQQNVFN, from the coding sequence ATGAAGCTCTCCATCGTTCTCGTGGCTCTGGCAGCCGTCTCCTCCGCCCAGCCCATCGTCGGGGTCTACGACAAGCGAGACTCTGCCGAGACAGTCCAATACATTCATTTTGCCGACGACGCCCACGTTGAGACCCGCGACCTCACCAAACGAAGCGTCTTTTCCGACTGGTGGGACAGCCTCTGGAAACCTGCCTCCAACAGCGACAGCAACTCGtcatcttcgtcgtcgtcgtcgtcatcgtcatcgtcatcgtcgtcgtcgtcttctACCGACGATACCCTGAACAGtatcttctcctccttctcttcctggCTCAACAGCCTGTTTGACGACGCTGGCGGATCCGGCTCTGGATCGTCgggctctggatcttccggctctggatcttccGGCTCTGGATCGTCTTCTGCCCCCTCCGCCTCTCCCTCGGTCGCTCCTCCTGTTTcgccttctcctgctcccaagAAACCCGCTCCAACCCCTGGCCCCCCCACTCCCTCTCAGGGCGCGTCATCTCTGGACCTCAACTCCTGGGACCAGATCATGCTGGTATCGCAGAACGGCTACCGGGCTGAGCACGGAGTGGGAGCGTTCACATGGAACTCCACTCTGGCCAAGTACGCCTCCGACTACCTCAAAAAGGCCCAGTGCAACTTTGAGCACTCCCATGGCCCTTACGGCGAGAACCTGGCCATTGGCTACCCTACTCCCCAGGCAGCTGTCGACGCCTGGTACaacgagtacaaggactACAACTACGCCCAGGGCGACTTCTCCGAGGCCACCGGACACTTCACCCAGTTGGTCTGGAAGGGCTCCACCCAGGTGGGATGTGCCCAGAGCTCGTGCGGAGGACGGGGCTCTTATGTTGTTTGCGAGTACTACCCTCGAGGTAACGTCATTGGATGGTTCCAACAGAACGTTTTCAACTAG